One genomic segment of Pseudophryne corroboree isolate aPseCor3 chromosome 3 unlocalized genomic scaffold, aPseCor3.hap2 SUPER_3_unloc_40, whole genome shotgun sequence includes these proteins:
- the LOC134984219 gene encoding zinc finger protein OZF-like isoform X2 yields MMENHRPLTSLDGPSNRDTPERCPRPLYSQDCTEENHRTPQEDQVEHLSDIKTEDIEGEETYVTDIKAEDIKGEEETYVTDMKAEDIEGEEETYVNDIKAEDIEGEEETYVTDIKAEDTEGEEETYVRGDQQCKEEEIPTDISTDGHTSRNISEGHLMLSPDCDIKDNDSRQDSPGDNPIIPIIHPALSAGPSDPGKCSPDHSDIGTSVTALTVDTVFPCSIDAICFTQKTKLITHQTDKAGKRPFPCSECGKCFTYKSVLVTHQRRHTGEKPFLCSECGKCFLSKAHLVSHQETHTGEKPFPCSECVKFFTHKSALVIHQRTHTGERPFPCSECGKCFAQKSNLFTHQRTHTGEKLIPCSECGKCFTRKSELVTHHRSHTGEKPFPCSECGKCFTGKSALVRHQRTHTGESPFLCSECQKCFAQKSDLVAHQRSHTGERPFPCSECGKCFIQKSNLFTHQRTHTGEKPFPCSECGKCFTRKSKLVIHHRSHTGEKPFPCSECGECFTGKSALVRHQRTHTCEKPFPCSECEK; encoded by the exons atgatggagaatcaccggcccctcacatcactgg atgggcccagtaacagagataccccagagagatgtccccgtcctctgtattcccaggattgtacagaggagaatcacaggaccccacaggaggatcag gtagaacatctgtctgatattaaaacagaagatatagagggagaagagacgtatgtgactgatataaaggcagaagatataaagggagaagaagagacgtatgtgactgatatgaaggcagaagatatagagggagaagaagagacgtatgtgaatgatataaaggcagaagatatagagggagaagaagagacgtatgtgactgatataaaggcagaagatacagagggagaagaagagacgtatgtgaggggtgatcaacagtgtaaggaggaggaaatccctacagatatcagcacag atggacacacaagcaggaatatctcagaaggacatcttatgttatccccggattgtgacataaaagataatgacagtagacaggattctccaggagataaccccattatcccaattatacatccagctctatcagctggtccttcTGATccagggaaatgttctcctgatcactctgatattggtacatcggtaacagctctgacagtagacacagtgtttccctgttctatagatgccatatgttttacacagaaaacaaagcttattacccatcagacagataaagcaggcaaaaggccatttccatgttctgagtgtgggaaatgttttacatacaaatcagttcttgttacacatcagagaaggcacacaggtgagaaaccatttctatgttctgagtgtggaaaatgttttttaagtaaagcacatctagtttcacatcaggaaactcacacaggtgagaagccatttccatgttctgagtgtgtaaaattttttacacataaatcagctcttgttatacatcaaagaactcacacaggtgagaggccatttccatgttctgagtgtgggaaatgttttgcacagaaatcaaatctttttacacatcagagaactcacacaggtgagaaactaattccatgttctgagtgtgggaaatgttttacccgaaaatcagaacttgttacacatcatcgaagtcacacaggtgagaaaccatttccatgttctgagtgtggaaaatgtttcacagggaaatcagctcttgttagacatcaaagaactcacacaggtgagagtccatttctatgttctgagtgtcagaaatgttttgcacagaaatcagatcttgttgcacatcaaagaagtcacacaggtgagaggccatttccatgctctgagtgtgggaaatgttttatacagaaatcaaatctttttacacatcagagaactcatacaggtgagaaaccatttccatgctctgagtgtgggaaatgttttacccgaaaatcaaaacttgttatacatcatcgaagtcacacaggtgagaaaccatttccatgttctgagtgtggagaaTGTTTCAcagggaaatcagctcttgttagacatcaaagaactcacacatgtgagaaaccatttccatgttctgagtgtgagaagtaA
- the LOC134984219 gene encoding zinc finger protein OZF-like isoform X1, whose protein sequence is MMENHRPLTSLDGPSNRDTPERCPRPLYSQDCTEENHRTPQEDQVEHLSDIKTEDIEGEETYVTDIKAEDIKGEEETYVTDMKAEDIEGEEETYVNDIKAEDIEGEEETYVTDIKAEDTEGEEETYVRGDQQCKEEEIPTDISTADGHTSRNISEGHLMLSPDCDIKDNDSRQDSPGDNPIIPIIHPALSAGPSDPGKCSPDHSDIGTSVTALTVDTVFPCSIDAICFTQKTKLITHQTDKAGKRPFPCSECGKCFTYKSVLVTHQRRHTGEKPFLCSECGKCFLSKAHLVSHQETHTGEKPFPCSECVKFFTHKSALVIHQRTHTGERPFPCSECGKCFAQKSNLFTHQRTHTGEKLIPCSECGKCFTRKSELVTHHRSHTGEKPFPCSECGKCFTGKSALVRHQRTHTGESPFLCSECQKCFAQKSDLVAHQRSHTGERPFPCSECGKCFIQKSNLFTHQRTHTGEKPFPCSECGKCFTRKSKLVIHHRSHTGEKPFPCSECGECFTGKSALVRHQRTHTCEKPFPCSECEK, encoded by the exons atgatggagaatcaccggcccctcacatcactgg atgggcccagtaacagagataccccagagagatgtccccgtcctctgtattcccaggattgtacagaggagaatcacaggaccccacaggaggatcag gtagaacatctgtctgatattaaaacagaagatatagagggagaagagacgtatgtgactgatataaaggcagaagatataaagggagaagaagagacgtatgtgactgatatgaaggcagaagatatagagggagaagaagagacgtatgtgaatgatataaaggcagaagatatagagggagaagaagagacgtatgtgactgatataaaggcagaagatacagagggagaagaagagacgtatgtgaggggtgatcaacagtgtaaggaggaggaaatccctacagatatcagcacag cagatggacacacaagcaggaatatctcagaaggacatcttatgttatccccggattgtgacataaaagataatgacagtagacaggattctccaggagataaccccattatcccaattatacatccagctctatcagctggtccttcTGATccagggaaatgttctcctgatcactctgatattggtacatcggtaacagctctgacagtagacacagtgtttccctgttctatagatgccatatgttttacacagaaaacaaagcttattacccatcagacagataaagcaggcaaaaggccatttccatgttctgagtgtgggaaatgttttacatacaaatcagttcttgttacacatcagagaaggcacacaggtgagaaaccatttctatgttctgagtgtggaaaatgttttttaagtaaagcacatctagtttcacatcaggaaactcacacaggtgagaagccatttccatgttctgagtgtgtaaaattttttacacataaatcagctcttgttatacatcaaagaactcacacaggtgagaggccatttccatgttctgagtgtgggaaatgttttgcacagaaatcaaatctttttacacatcagagaactcacacaggtgagaaactaattccatgttctgagtgtgggaaatgttttacccgaaaatcagaacttgttacacatcatcgaagtcacacaggtgagaaaccatttccatgttctgagtgtggaaaatgtttcacagggaaatcagctcttgttagacatcaaagaactcacacaggtgagagtccatttctatgttctgagtgtcagaaatgttttgcacagaaatcagatcttgttgcacatcaaagaagtcacacaggtgagaggccatttccatgctctgagtgtgggaaatgttttatacagaaatcaaatctttttacacatcagagaactcatacaggtgagaaaccatttccatgctctgagtgtgggaaatgttttacccgaaaatcaaaacttgttatacatcatcgaagtcacacaggtgagaaaccatttccatgttctgagtgtggagaaTGTTTCAcagggaaatcagctcttgttagacatcaaagaactcacacatgtgagaaaccatttccatgttctgagtgtgagaagtaA